One genomic region from Sphingobacterium multivorum encodes:
- a CDS encoding DEAD/DEAH box helicase produces MQQSKSFPVYKIVYSICEHPYLGYLIEPHMVKLNPNGTYSLRYQRIFSNTVDAYAAELDEVDYKLIRLLDEIEQTHLIKKYYKKAIRPVDFFSKVFDKKLYELLRPKIDEKMIQFFEAVGDKPLFMMSKDGYPADQEIKLATSAASILFHFRRNEEETRYFPTIKYENQRLEFMFKNAIVLTNVQAWLLLNNTLYYFDQALEGKKLSPFLNKRYISVGRSTEKKYFETFVCGLIERYHVYAEGFEIQTHQHQAIPLLHLIYVEDGASQLQLQFKYGPHTFTAGAENKVTVRMEYNAQDDQYIFHRVKRSLQWEEQQHESLKKLGLQDVDLQLGLLTPANQTGKRLSVFDWMNNHQEQLEALGFHIIQNSEEKRFFIGHTSLDISIDEDNDWFDISAIAKFGPYEIPFIQLRNHILNNIKEFTLPNGEIAMIPEEWFAKYNHLFQFSADRHELKLNKVHIGLLFEISEHTKLVFTRKLQNLANFEEIADIPEPKHFKGNLRPYQKAGYNWFNFLKQYKFGGCLADDMGLGKTIQTLALLQQQKEQLQDEQDVRTSLLVLPTSLVYNWQKEAQQFAPQLNIHLHTGNNRIKDASLFAKYDLVITTYGIARIDEETLSGFYFNYIILDESQNIKNPTSKSFKAIKSLKSKNKLALSGTPVENSVSDLWAQMHFTNPGLLGSYTYFQKEFVQPIEKKKDEEKAQRLQAIVKPFILRRTKDQVATELPPKTEQVLYCEMTEKQSELYEKVKSEYRNAILDGQLDSKPKSTQIALLQGLTKLRQLANHPRMVDEKFSGASGKFDAVIETLEMVMQRGNKVLIFSQFVKQLNIFRQYFDNKGINYAYLDGGTKNRDEAVSQFRKNNDTKLFLISIKAGGVGLNLIEADYVFILDPWWNPAVEQQAVDRSHRIGQTRNVFIYKFISKDTVEEKILALQNKKKSIAQSLITTEESFIKSLSQEDLQELLA; encoded by the coding sequence ATGCAACAGTCAAAGTCATTTCCAGTATATAAAATCGTTTATTCTATATGTGAGCACCCCTATCTTGGCTATCTTATTGAGCCACACATGGTCAAACTCAATCCCAACGGGACTTACTCACTACGTTATCAGCGTATATTTAGCAATACTGTCGATGCTTACGCCGCGGAATTGGATGAAGTAGATTACAAACTGATTCGATTGCTCGATGAAATCGAACAAACGCATCTCATCAAAAAATACTATAAAAAAGCAATTAGACCTGTCGATTTCTTTTCCAAAGTTTTCGATAAAAAGTTGTATGAACTTCTTCGGCCTAAAATAGATGAAAAAATGATCCAATTTTTTGAAGCTGTTGGAGACAAACCACTTTTCATGATGAGCAAAGATGGTTATCCAGCAGATCAAGAAATTAAATTGGCAACCTCTGCGGCATCGATTCTATTTCATTTTCGACGAAACGAAGAAGAAACACGTTATTTCCCGACAATCAAATACGAAAATCAGCGTCTGGAGTTTATGTTCAAAAATGCCATTGTCTTGACCAATGTACAAGCATGGTTACTTTTAAACAATACCCTATATTATTTCGATCAGGCCCTTGAGGGCAAGAAGCTCAGCCCTTTCCTGAATAAACGTTACATTTCTGTCGGTAGAAGCACTGAAAAAAAATATTTCGAAACCTTTGTATGTGGACTGATTGAACGTTATCATGTCTATGCCGAAGGATTTGAAATTCAGACCCACCAGCACCAAGCAATTCCACTCCTCCATTTGATTTATGTCGAGGATGGAGCCTCGCAACTACAACTGCAATTCAAGTACGGACCGCATACCTTTACCGCGGGAGCCGAGAATAAAGTTACTGTTCGTATGGAATATAATGCGCAAGATGATCAATATATATTCCACCGTGTCAAACGATCGTTGCAATGGGAAGAACAACAACATGAAAGCTTAAAAAAATTGGGACTACAGGATGTTGATCTCCAACTCGGCTTATTAACGCCAGCAAACCAAACTGGAAAACGGCTTTCAGTATTTGACTGGATGAACAACCATCAAGAACAACTGGAGGCTCTTGGATTCCACATTATACAAAATAGTGAAGAAAAACGCTTCTTCATAGGACACACCTCCTTAGATATCTCCATTGATGAAGACAATGATTGGTTTGATATAAGTGCTATCGCAAAATTTGGGCCTTATGAGATTCCATTTATTCAGCTGCGCAACCATATCCTTAATAATATTAAGGAATTCACCTTACCAAATGGAGAAATTGCCATGATTCCGGAAGAATGGTTTGCAAAATACAACCATCTCTTCCAATTTTCTGCAGACCGACATGAGCTCAAACTAAATAAGGTACATATTGGTCTACTCTTTGAAATTAGTGAGCATACAAAACTGGTATTTACACGAAAACTACAGAATCTAGCCAACTTTGAAGAGATTGCTGATATTCCCGAACCAAAACATTTCAAGGGAAATCTTCGTCCATACCAAAAAGCAGGATACAATTGGTTTAATTTTTTGAAGCAGTATAAATTTGGCGGCTGTCTGGCGGATGATATGGGTTTAGGTAAAACCATACAGACTTTAGCGTTATTGCAACAGCAAAAAGAACAACTCCAAGACGAACAGGATGTCCGTACCTCACTTTTGGTCTTGCCAACATCATTGGTATACAACTGGCAAAAAGAAGCACAGCAATTTGCGCCACAGCTTAATATTCACCTTCATACCGGAAACAACCGCATTAAAGATGCCTCGCTTTTCGCTAAATATGATCTGGTCATTACTACCTACGGGATTGCCCGTATTGATGAAGAAACCTTGAGTGGCTTTTATTTTAATTACATTATCCTCGATGAGAGCCAGAATATCAAAAACCCAACTTCCAAATCGTTTAAAGCCATCAAAAGCCTAAAAAGCAAAAACAAATTGGCCTTGAGTGGAACTCCTGTAGAAAATTCCGTTTCGGATCTTTGGGCACAGATGCACTTCACCAATCCAGGATTACTAGGAAGCTATACCTATTTTCAGAAGGAATTTGTACAGCCCATAGAAAAGAAAAAAGATGAAGAAAAGGCGCAGCGTCTTCAAGCGATTGTCAAACCTTTTATATTAAGACGTACAAAAGATCAGGTGGCAACAGAATTACCGCCAAAAACTGAACAGGTACTTTATTGTGAAATGACTGAAAAACAATCCGAGTTGTACGAAAAAGTCAAATCTGAATATCGCAATGCCATTCTTGACGGACAATTGGACAGCAAGCCAAAATCTACCCAAATTGCGCTGTTGCAGGGCTTGACAAAGCTCCGACAATTAGCCAATCATCCCCGAATGGTGGATGAGAAGTTCTCGGGTGCTTCCGGCAAGTTCGACGCTGTCATTGAAACGCTTGAAATGGTCATGCAAAGGGGAAACAAAGTACTGATTTTCTCCCAGTTCGTAAAACAGCTCAATATCTTCCGTCAGTATTTCGATAATAAAGGAATAAATTATGCCTACCTGGATGGCGGCACAAAGAATCGGGATGAAGCCGTTAGCCAATTTCGTAAAAACAACGATACTAAGTTATTCCTTATATCGATAAAAGCAGGTGGGGTGGGACTCAATCTGATTGAAGCGGACTATGTTTTTATTCTGGATCCGTGGTGGAATCCAGCTGTGGAACAACAGGCCGTAGACCGTTCACACCGCATCGGTCAAACGCGCAATGTATTTATCTATAAATTTATCAGTAAAGATACCGTCGAAGAAAAGATACTGGCTTTACAGAATAAAAAGAAATCGATTGCACAAAGCCTGATCACGACAGAGGAAAGCTTTATCAAGTCACTATCTCAGGAAGATCTACAGGAACTTTTGGCCTAA
- a CDS encoding AraC family transcriptional regulator — MEEEKLAAIDADQYDFYIDHMYVDRIDSREYKHKKARLLYAEGGIVHVFTATKHWYLPARFYMWIPANTTYHLESTSSRIPLYSFYFKERQQMPSVLSVPNIFLSNDLVREMFLFAQDWSGGVSKTADYSKYCLLRAMMAIIPDTSSPIDAFPMQHPYPKSEKLRSVARYLNSNIDQAFTIEQIAARFGMSSRSLSRLFKDDMGISYIRFLRAIRIAKALELMSENSYSILEIAMRVGYNELSSFSNIFTRVTGIRPSIYMAKINEYKQ, encoded by the coding sequence ATGGAAGAGGAAAAACTGGCAGCTATTGATGCTGATCAATATGATTTTTATATAGACCACATGTATGTCGATCGTATCGATTCTCGTGAGTATAAACATAAAAAGGCACGGTTGCTCTATGCCGAAGGTGGAATTGTTCATGTGTTTACGGCAACGAAGCACTGGTACTTACCGGCAAGATTTTACATGTGGATTCCGGCAAATACAACCTATCATCTGGAAAGCACAAGCTCCCGTATCCCGCTATATAGTTTTTATTTCAAGGAGCGGCAGCAGATGCCGTCCGTACTTTCAGTACCGAATATATTTCTTAGCAATGATCTGGTGCGTGAAATGTTTTTATTTGCTCAGGATTGGAGCGGAGGGGTCAGTAAAACGGCCGATTATTCAAAATACTGTCTCTTGCGCGCGATGATGGCTATCATTCCGGATACAAGTTCACCAATAGATGCTTTCCCGATGCAGCATCCCTATCCTAAAAGTGAGAAACTCAGGAGTGTGGCTAGATATCTGAACAGCAACATTGATCAGGCCTTTACCATAGAACAGATTGCGGCTCGCTTTGGAATGAGTAGCCGCTCGTTGTCCAGACTTTTCAAAGACGATATGGGCATCAGTTATATTCGGTTTTTAAGAGCCATACGAATTGCAAAAGCTTTGGAGCTGATGTCCGAGAATAGCTATTCCATTCTAGAAATAGCTATGCGCGTGGGATACAACGAGCTGTCTTCTTTTAGTAATATTTTTACGCGTGTAACGGGTATCCGTCCATCGATATATATGGCGAAGATTAATGAATATAAACAGTAA
- a CDS encoding HlyD family secretion protein produces the protein MNKEDKKDKTNGFNKVLVIFASLLLLTGIGVLVRHLIFTNQYVTTNDAQIDQYVTPIASRIAGFIKEVRFEENQYVHQGDTLLIIDASEYQTKVDMANAELQSSERNAEVLSKTADAAANSISVQKARLEAAKVSVWQTQQDYNRFKNLFEAEAATKQQYDNAKAAYDIALAQLHAITEEYNSAQLNSSKEKANELPARANINIKKAAKTNAQLFLSYTVVTAPYDGFVGKRTIQPGQFVKEGQTLANVISEEKWINANFRETQLENLSEGTVVTIQVDAFPKLSFKGKIHSFSPASGSKFSVIPQDNATGNFVKIEQRIPIKIVFDPKQDLKKLRAGMNVVIHATHQS, from the coding sequence ATGAATAAAGAAGATAAAAAAGACAAAACAAACGGATTTAATAAAGTGCTCGTCATATTTGCCAGCCTATTATTATTGACCGGTATTGGCGTCTTAGTCAGACACCTCATTTTTACTAATCAGTATGTCACGACAAATGACGCTCAAATTGATCAATATGTAACACCCATTGCCAGTAGAATCGCTGGTTTTATTAAAGAGGTACGATTTGAGGAAAATCAATATGTTCATCAAGGCGACACGCTGCTTATTATAGACGCGAGCGAGTATCAAACCAAGGTGGATATGGCGAATGCCGAACTCCAAAGTAGTGAGAGAAATGCCGAGGTTCTCAGCAAAACAGCCGATGCGGCAGCTAATAGTATTTCGGTTCAAAAGGCAAGATTAGAGGCTGCAAAAGTAAGTGTATGGCAGACCCAACAGGATTACAATCGGTTCAAGAATTTATTTGAAGCTGAGGCTGCCACCAAACAGCAGTACGATAATGCCAAAGCAGCATACGATATCGCATTGGCGCAATTGCACGCCATTACGGAAGAATATAATTCAGCTCAACTGAACAGCAGCAAAGAAAAAGCCAACGAATTGCCGGCAAGAGCTAATATCAATATCAAAAAGGCTGCGAAAACAAATGCACAGCTTTTTCTCTCCTATACCGTAGTAACCGCTCCCTACGATGGCTTTGTTGGCAAACGAACGATCCAACCAGGACAATTTGTAAAGGAAGGCCAGACACTAGCCAACGTCATTAGCGAGGAAAAATGGATCAACGCTAATTTTAGAGAGACTCAACTCGAAAACCTTTCAGAAGGTACTGTAGTCACGATACAGGTTGATGCTTTTCCCAAACTTAGTTTTAAAGGAAAAATTCATTCTTTTTCCCCAGCATCAGGTTCCAAATTTTCCGTGATACCTCAAGACAATGCAACCGGAAATTTCGTAAAGATTGAACAACGGATTCCTATTAAAATTGTATTTGATCCAAAACAGGATCTTAAGAAATTGCGTGCCGGTATGAATGTGGTTATCCATGCTACCCATCAATCCTAA
- a CDS encoding MFS transporter, protein MNKSLYYSWVPEWIKLPLMILAMFPHLMLMSLFHSNTAFTASALDIEAEDIQYFLSLMYGAIVVALLLFQRLFSFFRVRTYILLTCSLSILILLGISLTRDPFLIGILRVVEGIFCVLEGACFLPLLMMQIRHAKSRTIAYFFLYTFMLTGSTLTTSLLKESIMDYGWQDMIHVVLYWHLIVIAIALLLLNNNRLGKKFPLYQLDLASCLFLLISLSCGAYVLIYGRKYYWFEHANITINFALSLIFGALFMIKQKTVKRPLFHFEILRYKNVIFGVTLFFLFYIIRSCLNNVYTVMATVWKWPWHYIIDVQYINVFGTILGVGSSGFLLLRDVSPKYIFGFGFLILATSCFLFVPTFYPDTTIWAIGLPLFIQGIGQGWLFTPLVIYILTGVESHHVGNAGLMGTTARFWSTNVGFALIQNVSYVLNQKHYIQLEQTLNTSNTLTINYWDTLMEKYAGIYGDQIASRIASKSISGTLSQQATLISNMEIFTYLGILGILITGLIFLFGPAKTLFMRLRIPYL, encoded by the coding sequence ATGAATAAATCTTTATACTATAGCTGGGTGCCCGAATGGATAAAACTTCCGCTAATGATATTAGCGATGTTCCCACATCTCATGTTAATGTCGCTCTTCCATTCCAATACAGCATTTACCGCTTCGGCACTGGATATCGAAGCCGAGGATATTCAGTATTTTCTGTCCTTGATGTATGGTGCCATAGTCGTTGCTTTACTTCTATTTCAGCGGCTATTTTCCTTCTTCAGAGTTAGAACATATATTCTTTTGACCTGCAGTCTTTCCATTTTGATCCTACTAGGTATTTCGCTGACAAGAGATCCATTTCTTATTGGCATTCTACGCGTGGTCGAAGGTATTTTCTGTGTATTGGAAGGAGCTTGCTTTCTTCCCTTGCTTATGATGCAGATTAGGCATGCCAAAAGCCGTACGATTGCTTATTTTTTCCTGTACACCTTTATGCTTACGGGATCAACTTTAACGACCTCCTTACTCAAAGAAAGTATTATGGATTATGGATGGCAAGATATGATCCACGTCGTGCTCTATTGGCATTTGATTGTGATTGCAATAGCTTTGCTCTTACTTAACAATAATCGCTTGGGTAAAAAATTCCCCCTCTATCAATTAGATCTGGCAAGTTGCTTGTTTTTATTGATATCATTGAGCTGTGGAGCTTATGTCTTAATTTATGGTCGCAAATACTATTGGTTTGAACACGCCAATATCACCATAAACTTCGCCCTTTCCCTTATTTTCGGCGCACTCTTTATGATTAAACAAAAGACGGTCAAAAGACCCCTTTTTCATTTTGAGATCTTGAGATACAAAAATGTGATCTTTGGTGTTACCCTGTTTTTTCTGTTTTATATTATTCGTAGCTGCCTCAATAATGTTTATACTGTAATGGCTACAGTTTGGAAGTGGCCCTGGCATTATATTATTGATGTACAGTACATCAACGTGTTTGGCACAATACTGGGTGTCGGTAGTTCAGGTTTTTTACTCCTGCGCGATGTATCTCCTAAATATATCTTTGGTTTCGGCTTTTTGATTTTGGCGACCTCATGTTTTCTATTTGTACCCACATTTTACCCTGACACCACAATTTGGGCAATCGGTCTTCCTTTGTTTATTCAAGGAATAGGTCAGGGATGGCTCTTTACACCGCTTGTTATCTATATCTTGACTGGTGTCGAATCCCATCACGTTGGCAATGCAGGTCTTATGGGCACAACAGCTCGGTTCTGGAGTACGAATGTCGGATTTGCTCTTATCCAAAACGTCAGTTATGTACTAAATCAAAAACATTATATTCAACTCGAACAAACATTGAATACAAGCAATACCTTAACAATAAACTATTGGGATACATTAATGGAGAAATATGCCGGAATATATGGCGATCAGATAGCAAGCCGTATTGCCAGCAAAAGTATTTCGGGAACCCTAAGTCAGCAAGCAACGTTAATCAGTAACATGGAGATATTTACTTATCTAGGGATACTAGGAATACTAATAACGGGGCTTATATTTTTATTCGGCCCAGCCAAAACACTTTTCATGCGCCTAAGGATACCATACTTGTAA
- the gltX gene encoding glutamate--tRNA ligase, translated as MSSERKVRVRFAPSPTGGLHLGGVRTALFNFLYARQHQGDFILRVEDTDQTRFVPGAEEYINECLAWCGLSPDESPLKGGEYGPYRQSERKPSYRKYAEQLIENGYAYYAFDTAEELDEQRKLQPNFRYSHENRLQLRNSLSLSETETQQLLDAGTPHTIRIKIPTDETVTFTDMIRGKVAFDTNLVDDKVLLKADGMPTYHLAVVVDDKAMEISHVFRGEEWLPSAPIHILLWEYLGWGDSMPDWAHLPLILKPDGNGKLSKRDGDRLGFPVYAMNWTDAKSGDTTKGFREMGFLPEAFVNMLGVLGWNDGTEQEIFSLDELIQKFGVDRISKAGAKFDFEKAKWFNHEWIKRTSTESLLPQIKTVLEHHQVEADAAYVSRVLDAVKERLTFVEDFWTQASFFFSQPAEYDLSAVKPKWSAEKTAFFEDINQSFEGFNTWKAAELEPFFKDAIQASGMKMGELMMPFRIMLVGGKFGPDVFQIVELLGQQEVIARVKKALKEFDA; from the coding sequence ATGAGTTCAGAAAGAAAAGTAAGAGTGCGTTTTGCACCGAGCCCGACAGGTGGTCTTCACCTTGGTGGGGTACGTACAGCTTTGTTTAATTTTCTCTATGCGCGTCAGCATCAGGGAGATTTTATTTTACGTGTCGAGGATACGGACCAAACTCGTTTTGTCCCAGGTGCTGAGGAGTATATCAACGAATGTTTAGCATGGTGTGGTCTTTCTCCAGATGAAAGCCCGTTAAAAGGGGGCGAGTACGGACCTTACCGTCAAAGTGAGCGAAAACCATCTTACCGGAAATATGCTGAGCAGTTGATCGAGAATGGTTATGCTTATTATGCATTTGATACTGCAGAGGAATTGGATGAGCAACGTAAGTTGCAGCCTAATTTTCGCTATAGCCACGAAAATAGACTTCAATTGCGTAATTCATTGAGTCTGTCTGAGACTGAAACTCAACAATTATTGGACGCGGGGACTCCGCACACCATTCGTATAAAAATTCCTACCGATGAAACGGTAACATTCACGGATATGATCCGTGGAAAGGTTGCTTTTGATACCAATCTTGTCGATGACAAGGTGTTGCTTAAAGCAGATGGCATGCCGACTTATCATCTGGCAGTTGTTGTAGATGATAAAGCTATGGAAATATCACATGTATTCCGTGGTGAGGAGTGGCTGCCTTCGGCGCCCATCCATATTTTATTGTGGGAATACCTCGGCTGGGGCGATAGCATGCCCGACTGGGCACACCTTCCATTGATCCTTAAACCAGATGGAAACGGTAAATTAAGTAAGCGCGATGGCGATCGCTTGGGCTTCCCTGTTTATGCAATGAACTGGACTGATGCGAAATCTGGTGATACAACAAAAGGATTCCGTGAGATGGGCTTCCTGCCGGAAGCGTTTGTCAATATGCTTGGCGTGTTGGGCTGGAACGATGGAACTGAACAGGAGATTTTCTCCTTAGATGAATTGATCCAGAAATTTGGTGTTGACCGTATCAGTAAAGCTGGGGCAAAATTTGATTTTGAAAAAGCAAAATGGTTCAACCATGAATGGATTAAACGCACGTCGACAGAATCTCTATTGCCGCAGATCAAAACAGTCTTGGAACACCATCAGGTAGAAGCCGATGCCGCTTATGTGAGTAGGGTATTGGATGCCGTGAAAGAACGTTTAACCTTTGTTGAAGACTTTTGGACTCAGGCGTCCTTCTTCTTTTCGCAGCCTGCGGAATATGATTTGAGCGCGGTAAAACCTAAATGGTCTGCTGAGAAAACTGCATTTTTTGAGGATATTAACCAATCATTCGAAGGATTTAATACCTGGAAGGCTGCTGAATTGGAACCCTTCTTCAAAGATGCGATTCAGGCATCGGGAATGAAGATGGGCGAGCTTATGATGCCATTCCGGATTATGCTGGTAGGGGGTAAGTTTGGACCAGATGTATTTCAGATTGTTGAATTACTTGGTCAACAAGAGGTCATAGCGCGTGTGAAAAAAGCACTTAAAGAATTCGATGCTTAA
- a CDS encoding sensor histidine kinase gives MKPYQISQQRWKFILLIFAAVIAVASLVYTNYLVRNLAHAERSKAEVWAMSTKNIMTMPDVDDEFITFIYAVRDSLNLPAIITDDKEDIIFWRNLDSTKTNIKPGHNDSVTKHLDYDPAYFQKQLAFMKKSHPPITLELENGQKWHVYYKDSWFLQQLRVFPYVQLSLIALFLIIAYTVFNSIRKSEQNLVWVGLTKEAAHQLGTPISSLMGWLELIRIKFDAEDDDTLNEMENDIKRLEIVADRFSKIGSTPVLTNHNLYDVIKNYMDYFRIRTSNKITFELKGDRHLEAQLNIPLFDWIIENLLKNGVNAIGTEGKITVNISENIAKEEIFIDISDTGKGIPRSNFESVFQPGFTTRKRGWGLGLSLTKRMVRYHQGQIFVKESEVGKGTTFRIILKSNLKYEATQI, from the coding sequence ATGAAACCCTATCAGATTAGCCAGCAACGCTGGAAATTTATCTTGCTTATCTTTGCAGCAGTCATTGCTGTCGCCTCTTTGGTTTATACCAATTACCTCGTTCGAAATCTTGCGCATGCCGAACGTTCAAAGGCTGAGGTATGGGCCATGAGTACCAAAAATATCATGACCATGCCCGACGTTGATGATGAATTCATTACGTTTATTTACGCCGTAAGAGACAGTCTCAATTTACCAGCAATTATTACTGACGATAAGGAAGACATTATCTTCTGGCGTAACCTCGACTCCACAAAGACAAATATTAAACCCGGACACAACGACAGTGTTACAAAACATCTCGATTATGATCCGGCATATTTTCAAAAGCAGCTTGCGTTTATGAAGAAGAGCCATCCTCCGATTACATTGGAATTGGAAAATGGACAAAAATGGCATGTTTATTATAAGGATTCGTGGTTTTTGCAACAGTTGAGAGTGTTTCCTTATGTACAATTATCATTGATTGCCCTCTTTCTCATTATTGCCTATACGGTTTTCAACTCCATCCGAAAATCTGAACAAAATCTAGTTTGGGTCGGATTAACCAAAGAAGCGGCTCATCAGTTGGGCACCCCTATTTCGTCGCTGATGGGCTGGTTAGAATTGATTCGCATAAAATTTGATGCCGAAGACGATGACACGCTAAATGAAATGGAAAATGACATTAAACGACTTGAAATCGTCGCTGACCGCTTCTCCAAAATAGGATCTACTCCCGTACTGACCAACCATAACCTCTATGATGTCATCAAAAATTACATGGACTATTTTCGTATACGAACCAGTAATAAAATTACTTTCGAATTAAAAGGCGACAGGCATCTTGAAGCACAGCTCAATATTCCACTCTTTGATTGGATTATCGAAAATTTATTGAAAAACGGAGTAAACGCCATTGGCACAGAAGGAAAGATAACTGTTAATATTTCAGAAAATATTGCGAAAGAAGAAATTTTTATAGACATTAGTGATACGGGCAAAGGAATTCCGAGATCTAATTTTGAATCTGTTTTCCAGCCGGGGTTCACAACACGAAAAAGAGGTTGGGGGCTTGGCCTTAGTCTGACAAAAAGAATGGTGCGGTATCACCAAGGACAAATTTTTGTAAAAGAATCTGAAGTAGGTAAAGGAACAACATTTCGAATAATCTTAAAAAGCAATTTAAAATATGAAGCCACTCAAATCTGA
- a CDS encoding DinB family protein: protein MKPLKSDEYPAVYAPYIETVVDNVFDALEEQTLSFPAFLDTIPEERGNFKYAEDKWTIKEVVGHVIDNERIMAYRALRFSRNDLKELAGYDQDYLIQYSRYNDRTLESLSKEFTFLRKANMMLFNSFNDVELERKGMASERLTSVKALLYVIAGHLNHHRIIIQERYLNSDDVKNLVSALQH from the coding sequence ATGAAGCCACTCAAATCTGACGAATATCCAGCAGTTTACGCGCCTTATATTGAAACTGTCGTCGATAACGTGTTTGATGCACTAGAAGAACAAACGCTCTCCTTTCCAGCATTTCTGGACACGATTCCTGAGGAAAGAGGTAATTTTAAATACGCCGAGGATAAGTGGACCATCAAAGAAGTTGTTGGCCACGTCATCGATAATGAACGTATCATGGCTTACCGGGCATTGCGTTTTTCACGTAATGATCTTAAAGAGCTTGCCGGATATGACCAAGACTATCTCATTCAATATTCCCGTTACAACGACCGTACATTAGAAAGCCTAAGCAAAGAATTCACCTTTCTTCGCAAAGCTAACATGATGCTTTTCAACAGTTTTAATGACGTGGAATTAGAACGTAAGGGGATGGCATCTGAACGCCTAACAAGTGTAAAAGCGCTTTTGTATGTCATTGCGGGCCATCTCAATCATCACCGCATTATTATCCAGGAACGTTATTTAAACTCAGACGATGTCAAAAATTTGGTTTCAGCATTACAGCATTGA
- a CDS encoding hotdog fold thioesterase, producing MSKIWFQHYSIEEINVFFNKYLSGLLEIQATEIDDNSITATMPVTDKVKQPHGILHGGASVVLAESLGSIASNLVVDPEKYRGVGLEVNANHIRPVSSGVITAKCSPIHIGRSTHIWEIKMYDRFNKLNCISRLTVAIVPK from the coding sequence ATGTCAAAAATTTGGTTTCAGCATTACAGCATTGAGGAAATTAACGTATTCTTCAATAAATATCTGTCGGGTCTGCTCGAGATTCAAGCAACAGAAATAGACGACAACTCCATTACAGCAACCATGCCCGTAACAGATAAAGTCAAACAGCCACACGGTATTTTACACGGTGGAGCATCTGTCGTTCTGGCGGAGTCTTTGGGAAGTATCGCATCCAATCTCGTGGTTGACCCTGAAAAATACCGCGGTGTGGGACTTGAAGTAAATGCCAATCACATACGCCCGGTCAGTAGCGGCGTAATAACAGCAAAATGTAGCCCAATACACATTGGTCGATCCACACATATTTGGGAAATAAAGATGTACGATCGCTTCAACAAATTAAATTGTATCTCGAGACTTACAGTAGCTATCGTTCCAAAATAA